The following are encoded in a window of Candidatus Aminicenantes bacterium genomic DNA:
- a CDS encoding HlyD family efflux transporter periplasmic adaptor subunit — translation MKVKMKSQNTVRMLLILFLVVTSAAVFMQCSNEPPRAHTETDENEHEETEHAEEVVRLSDEEINEFGIELAVAGPGQLEQYVDLTGEIVIDPDRLAHIFPRFPGIVKEVRKKIGDPVKRGEVLAIIESNESLSPYAMKSLINGEVIDMHLTPGEVVSGGGHAFTIADLSKVWVNLNIYQKDLPDIEVGQKVIINAPPDARTATGLISYISPVVSKETRTATARVVLENEKHAHIWRPGLFVNGRVIAGENMVPLLVPQSAVTTFEDQDVVFVKHEDGFKPLPVKIGRVNAEKAAITAGLKAGQVYVAEGAFTLKSELRKKSFGGHHH, via the coding sequence ATGAAAGTGAAAATGAAATCGCAAAACACCGTTCGCATGCTGTTGATATTGTTTCTGGTTGTCACTTCGGCCGCTGTTTTCATGCAGTGTTCCAATGAACCGCCTCGAGCACACACTGAAACGGATGAGAATGAACATGAGGAAACAGAACACGCAGAAGAAGTGGTCCGGCTTTCCGATGAGGAAATCAACGAATTCGGGATTGAACTGGCCGTGGCCGGTCCGGGGCAACTTGAACAGTATGTGGATTTGACGGGAGAGATTGTCATCGATCCTGATCGATTGGCGCACATTTTTCCCAGATTTCCCGGCATTGTCAAAGAAGTGCGCAAGAAAATCGGCGATCCCGTGAAAAGAGGCGAGGTGCTGGCGATTATTGAAAGCAATGAGAGCCTTTCGCCTTATGCAATGAAATCCTTGATCAACGGCGAAGTCATCGACATGCATCTGACCCCGGGCGAGGTGGTTTCCGGCGGCGGTCATGCATTTACCATCGCCGATTTAAGCAAAGTCTGGGTAAACCTGAACATTTATCAGAAAGACCTGCCCGACATCGAGGTGGGACAAAAAGTCATCATTAACGCGCCGCCCGACGCCCGTACCGCAACCGGTCTGATTTCCTACATCTCACCCGTGGTGAGTAAAGAAACCAGGACCGCGACGGCACGCGTCGTTCTGGAAAACGAAAAGCATGCTCATATCTGGCGCCCGGGATTATTCGTCAACGGCAGGGTTATCGCGGGTGAAAATATGGTGCCTCTGCTCGTTCCCCAAAGCGCCGTGACAACGTTTGAGGATCAGGATGTGGTTTTTGTGAAGCATGAAGACGGCTTTAAACCCCTGCCGGTAAAAATCGGTCGCGTCAACGCAGAGAAAGCAGCGATCACCGCCGGCTTGAAAGCCGGGCAGGTTTATGTCGCCGAAGGCGCCTTTACATTGAAATCTGAGCTCCGGAAAAAATCTTTTGGCGGACATCATCACTGA
- a CDS encoding ArsR family transcriptional regulator, with protein sequence MNNKIEICEASVVDPEKVNRVKGKLPDLKDVHDLSETFKALGDATRLKIVLALAQEELCVCDLATVANISVSAISHQLRILKGLKIVAFRKSGKKVYYSLEDNHIENLVNEAMNHILE encoded by the coding sequence ATGAACAATAAAATAGAGATCTGCGAGGCAAGTGTTGTTGATCCTGAAAAAGTGAATCGGGTCAAGGGAAAACTGCCCGATCTAAAGGATGTTCATGATTTATCGGAAACATTTAAAGCGCTCGGCGATGCGACGCGTTTAAAAATAGTGCTGGCGTTGGCGCAGGAAGAATTGTGCGTGTGTGATCTGGCGACCGTTGCCAACATATCGGTTTCCGCCATTTCACATCAATTGAGAATCTTAAAAGGGTTGAAAATTGTGGCGTTTCGAAAATCCGGGAAAAAGGTCTATTATTCTCTGGAGGACAACCACATCGAGAATCTCGTGAATGAAGCCATGAACCATATTCTGGAATGA
- a CDS encoding TolC family protein has product MHRLFLILFLIWGLSGCASYRTTTVVPQAAPLVREISQPRPDSIQTEQLLSQASLSLADALTLALAHNPELAAFSYETRIQEAHALQAGLPPNPELGAEIESFPGSGSLNGSLGAEWTLSIGQLVELGGKRAKRVQAATLRADLAAWDYEAAKLNVFVKVVTEFTETLALQRRIELQNELVRIAEEFLESINRRVKAGRASPAEAARARVELSITRIESERLRKELLSARKRLAATWGAKQPRFDCVAGNLENLVELPAMEQLSLLISQNPDIARWAVEMQRRDAEVELEKAQRVPDPVISGGYRRLNESGGNAVVVGLSLPLALFNRNKGNIQAAQYRKRQAQQQKRAVEIALNTRLAEIYNRLSASYQEINTLTTTVIPEARNAFEMINQGNRMGKFGFLEVLDARRTLFQVRAQRLNAAKDYHRNVARMERLIGQRLDQVRK; this is encoded by the coding sequence ATGCATAGATTATTCCTGATACTTTTCCTGATATGGGGGTTAAGCGGATGCGCCTCATATCGTACGACAACGGTGGTCCCGCAGGCGGCGCCGTTGGTCAGGGAAATTTCGCAACCGCGGCCCGATTCAATACAGACGGAACAACTCCTGAGCCAGGCAAGCCTGTCACTTGCCGATGCGCTGACGCTGGCCCTGGCGCACAATCCTGAATTGGCGGCGTTTTCTTATGAGACGCGCATTCAGGAAGCCCACGCCCTGCAGGCCGGCTTGCCGCCAAATCCGGAGCTGGGGGCCGAAATAGAAAGTTTTCCGGGCAGTGGCTCGCTCAATGGATCTTTGGGAGCGGAATGGACCCTTTCCATTGGTCAACTGGTCGAGTTGGGGGGTAAAAGAGCCAAACGCGTGCAGGCAGCCACTTTGAGGGCCGATTTGGCCGCTTGGGATTATGAAGCGGCGAAATTGAATGTGTTTGTGAAAGTGGTGACTGAGTTTACTGAAACCCTGGCCCTGCAGCGCCGCATCGAGTTGCAAAATGAACTTGTCCGCATTGCCGAAGAATTTCTGGAAAGCATAAACCGGCGGGTTAAGGCAGGGCGGGCTTCTCCGGCGGAAGCGGCGCGCGCCCGGGTGGAATTGTCAATCACACGGATCGAGTCGGAACGCCTGCGGAAAGAGTTGCTGTCGGCCCGCAAACGCCTGGCCGCAACCTGGGGCGCCAAACAGCCGCGGTTTGATTGCGTCGCGGGGAATCTGGAAAATCTGGTGGAATTGCCCGCGATGGAACAATTGTCTTTGTTGATTTCACAAAATCCCGACATTGCCCGTTGGGCGGTGGAGATGCAACGGCGGGATGCCGAGGTCGAGCTGGAAAAAGCACAACGTGTTCCGGATCCCGTGATCAGCGGCGGCTACCGACGCCTGAACGAAAGCGGCGGCAATGCCGTGGTTGTGGGCTTGTCTTTGCCGCTGGCGCTTTTTAATCGCAACAAGGGAAACATTCAGGCCGCGCAGTACCGGAAGCGTCAGGCGCAACAGCAAAAACGCGCCGTGGAAATTGCCCTGAACACACGGCTGGCGGAAATTTACAACCGGCTTTCCGCTTCATACCAGGAAATAAACACGTTAACAACAACCGTCATCCCCGAAGCGCGGAATGCTTTTGAAATGATCAATCAGGGCAATCGGATGGGCAAATTTGGTTTCCTGGAAGTGCTGGACGCCCGGCGCACGTTGTTCCAGGTCCGTGCACAACGTTTGAACGCCGCAAAAGACTATCACCGGAATGTGGCCCGGATGGAACGTCTGATCGGTCAACGCCTGGATCAAGTACGAAAATAA
- a CDS encoding efflux RND transporter permease subunit: MIKHIMKNRLITVLVMVFVFAAGIYNYFKLPVDAFPDVSPALVQVFTVTEGLAPEEVEKYVTYPVEVAVNGLPNLKKIRSVSNFGLSVVNIYFRDDTDIYFNRQLVNERLQEARERIPEGFGDPRLGPIATGQGQIFYYYLKDNTGRYSLTDLRTMQDWIVKYNLQTVPGVTEVLGIGGWEKQFQVNIDPNALLTYHVTLDHVFERVRANNVNVGAQYLEKNGEQFIVRSEGLAAGIEDLKAIVIKTVNGNPVYLYQLADVKIGGAIRRGLQTRNGEEEVVAGMVIKLVGTNSSTVISRVEKRLEEIQGMLPDGVEIVPFYEQKSLVESAVNTVSSALLQGICLVILVLLLFMGSIRPSIVVSGSILFSVLFSFVVMKYLGISANLMTFGGLAIAIGMMVDGTIVLVENIDRKLHEADKDESRIHIVLRAFFEVSRPILFAVSIIVVVFLPLFTLQGVEGKTFRPLAYTIAIAMSGSLIYALVVAPVLASLLMKRSKKSPDNNGQNENFLLRVITRGYSPLLRFFIKKRYRAVFLAALLVITGSILFPRLGSEFTPRLNEGELMVNLTFSPSISINETKRNIMLIEKRFLQIPEVSEVVSRIGRGEVGAHSAPVNVSHINVILKPKSAWEVHPTQAHIEAAVREKLADFPGVLTNITQPIQLSVDELISGVQADLAIKLYGSDIPVLKDKAEEIAAQIRTVPGAADVQVQQMTGTPQLLIRPNRQEIARYGINIETVQSVIRTAVGGAGAGQVFEGIRRFDIYVRYQPQFRRTREAIGNILIPAPGGERIPLSQLAVIREIVGPRQIMRENNQRYAVVQCNVVGRDIGSFVRASRELIHANVDLPVGYFIQWGGQFELQQQAGRRLAVVVPVTLLLISLMLYISFGSVKNTLLILFNIPLALVGGVAALWLSGQNLSVPASVGFIALFGIALENGMVLVTYLNQLLREGIDVDEASLEGTKRRLRPVLMTALTTAFGLLPLLLSNGTGSEVQRPLATVVIGGLVTSTMLTLLVIPAIYKWFNVKMESSG, translated from the coding sequence ATGATAAAGCACATAATGAAGAATCGATTGATTACGGTTCTGGTGATGGTATTTGTGTTTGCCGCGGGAATCTATAATTATTTCAAGCTCCCTGTTGATGCCTTTCCGGATGTTTCGCCCGCGCTGGTCCAGGTGTTTACCGTAACGGAAGGCCTGGCGCCGGAAGAGGTTGAAAAATATGTCACCTACCCGGTGGAAGTGGCGGTGAACGGTTTACCGAATCTGAAAAAAATCCGCTCGGTATCCAATTTCGGCCTTTCGGTTGTCAACATATATTTCCGGGACGATACGGATATCTATTTCAACAGGCAATTGGTCAACGAGCGGCTGCAGGAGGCGCGGGAGCGGATTCCCGAAGGATTCGGAGATCCGCGATTGGGGCCCATTGCAACCGGCCAGGGACAGATTTTCTATTACTATCTCAAAGACAATACCGGCCGGTATTCACTCACAGATCTGCGGACCATGCAGGATTGGATCGTTAAATACAACCTGCAGACCGTTCCGGGCGTTACGGAGGTGTTGGGGATCGGCGGCTGGGAGAAACAGTTCCAGGTCAATATAGATCCAAACGCGTTGCTCACCTATCATGTCACGCTTGATCACGTCTTTGAACGCGTCCGCGCGAATAATGTAAACGTCGGCGCCCAATACCTGGAAAAAAACGGCGAGCAGTTTATCGTTCGCTCCGAGGGCCTGGCGGCCGGTATCGAGGATTTGAAAGCCATCGTGATCAAAACAGTCAACGGCAATCCGGTTTACCTGTACCAACTCGCGGATGTGAAAATCGGCGGCGCCATCAGGCGTGGATTGCAGACCCGGAACGGTGAAGAGGAAGTTGTCGCGGGAATGGTGATAAAACTCGTCGGCACCAATTCGTCAACTGTCATAAGCCGGGTGGAAAAACGTTTAGAGGAAATTCAGGGCATGCTTCCCGATGGCGTGGAAATTGTGCCGTTCTATGAGCAGAAGTCTCTTGTGGAGTCCGCGGTGAATACCGTGAGTTCCGCCCTTTTGCAGGGGATCTGTTTGGTGATTCTGGTTCTGCTTTTATTCATGGGGAGTATCCGCCCGAGTATCGTGGTGTCCGGCTCCATTCTGTTTTCCGTTCTGTTTTCGTTTGTTGTGATGAAATATCTTGGCATATCAGCCAATTTAATGACTTTTGGCGGTCTGGCTATCGCTATCGGCATGATGGTGGACGGTACGATTGTGCTGGTGGAAAACATCGATCGCAAGCTGCATGAGGCGGATAAAGATGAATCACGAATTCATATTGTTCTGCGGGCGTTTTTTGAAGTGAGCCGTCCGATCTTGTTCGCTGTTTCGATAATTGTTGTCGTTTTTTTGCCGTTGTTTACCCTTCAGGGCGTGGAGGGCAAAACATTCCGGCCCCTGGCTTACACGATCGCCATCGCCATGTCTGGTTCGTTGATCTATGCCCTGGTAGTGGCGCCGGTGTTGGCGTCACTCCTGATGAAGCGATCAAAAAAAAGCCCGGATAACAACGGCCAAAACGAAAACTTTTTACTTCGCGTCATTACCCGCGGATACAGCCCCTTACTGCGCTTTTTTATCAAGAAACGCTATCGGGCGGTATTCCTGGCGGCTTTGCTGGTTATTACCGGTTCAATCCTGTTTCCCCGTTTGGGATCGGAATTTACACCGCGCTTGAACGAAGGCGAATTGATGGTGAATCTGACCTTCTCGCCGTCTATTTCAATCAATGAAACCAAGCGCAACATCATGCTGATCGAAAAACGGTTTTTACAAATCCCCGAGGTCAGCGAGGTGGTCAGTCGCATCGGCCGTGGGGAAGTGGGCGCGCATTCCGCGCCTGTCAACGTCAGCCATATAAACGTGATTTTGAAACCAAAATCCGCATGGGAAGTTCATCCGACCCAGGCGCATATCGAAGCGGCCGTGCGTGAGAAACTGGCCGATTTCCCCGGAGTCCTGACCAATATTACACAGCCCATCCAGTTGTCGGTGGATGAACTGATCAGCGGTGTTCAGGCGGATTTGGCGATTAAACTGTACGGTTCCGATATTCCCGTCCTGAAAGACAAAGCCGAAGAAATTGCCGCGCAGATCCGTACGGTTCCAGGCGCCGCCGATGTACAGGTTCAGCAGATGACCGGCACACCGCAGTTGCTGATCCGTCCCAACCGGCAAGAGATTGCCCGTTACGGCATAAACATCGAAACGGTGCAATCGGTGATTCGAACGGCCGTGGGCGGTGCCGGCGCCGGACAGGTTTTTGAAGGCATACGGCGATTTGATATTTATGTGCGTTATCAACCGCAATTCCGCCGGACCCGGGAAGCAATCGGGAACATTTTGATTCCCGCTCCCGGCGGTGAACGAATTCCGCTTTCCCAGTTGGCCGTCATCCGAGAAATTGTCGGGCCGAGACAGATTATGCGGGAAAACAACCAGCGCTACGCGGTTGTTCAATGCAATGTCGTCGGCAGGGATATCGGATCGTTCGTGCGAGCATCCCGGGAGTTGATTCATGCCAATGTTGATTTACCCGTCGGTTACTTTATCCAATGGGGCGGGCAGTTCGAACTGCAGCAACAGGCCGGTCGGCGCCTGGCGGTAGTCGTTCCGGTGACGCTGTTGTTGATCAGCCTGATGCTTTATATCAGTTTTGGTTCAGTGAAAAACACCTTGCTTATTTTGTTCAATATACCGTTGGCCCTGGTCGGCGGTGTGGCGGCGCTTTGGCTGTCCGGTCAGAATTTATCCGTGCCCGCTTCCGTGGGCTTTATCGCGCTGTTTGGTATCGCGCTCGAAAACGGCATGGTACTGGTGACGTACCTGAACCAGTTGCTGCGAGAAGGTATTGATGTGGACGAGGCGTCCCTGGAGGGTACAAAGAGGCGACTTCGTCCTGTTTTAATGACCGCGTTGACCACGGCGTTCGGTCTGCTTCCTCTCTTATTATCGAACGGCACCGGGAGTGAAGTGCAGCGACCCCTGGCCACCGTGGTGATCGGCG